CACCTTCAAATGCTATGATTAGGTAGTGTACTATTTACTATTGTCAGTTTGTGGTAATGCCGCATGAGCTTTGATGGATCTTAATGGTTTTAAATTTTCCCATGGTTtcagttattttctttttggttataTGTAGTTGTTGCGTCTTTTAACCAGATTTATTTGTTGCAGGTCAAAGTCTAAAATTGGTAATTCAGCATTCCCTGGCTGCTTATCAACTATTAGAAGATTGATTCAAACCATACTGGTTCAGGTTGATTTGTGAAATATGTAAGGAATCTATAaaccaaattaatatttaagtACATGACAAGTGGGTGTACATTTATTTATCTTCCTTCAATGTACAAGGTTCTGAACTTTGTTAACAACCATTTGCCTATCTATTGTGTGCTGTATTAATTTTAGCACTTAAAGCATCAGAGGCAAGTCtgtatgtgattttttgttttgtagcCTAGACAGGCCATCATTGGCACAATGTTTACATTTTTTGTTACCTTTTTCAATCACTATATGAACATTTGAAGTTTATTTTATTgctgaattttgacaaatatcaTAATGTGGTTTTTATGACATTTGTAATGGGTCCATTTGATGTCATAAAACTAGATTCTAGGAGTCTCCAGTGCCGGCTCAAGGCCTAGGCCTTagcaccaccccccccccccccccccacttggccaaattttttcaaaggttTTAAGGCCTTAAAATTGTaaacaaaaatttctcaaaattgtAGAATGAtaactaatatttttaaaagaaaagatatgTGGGTTTTGCATTTTTTCCTCAACTTCATGAAGGCCCAAAATATTGAGCCAATAGAAATCCAAcacaattgaaaccctaaattGTTTCACACAAAGTTGTTATGAGTTTGTTATGAATGTCCCGAATAATCATTGTAAATCAATTTTCCTAACAACTTGTAAAAAGCTATGTTATTAAAATCTAAATGCAAAAACTATATTAGCAATTTTGTATCTCAAAAGGCAAAAATGgttattaaaacttttttttttaaagttgaataaataatatttaaatattaaaaaattcactaaaaaaatGCATCGCCTTAGGCCCAAAATATAGCCCTAGGCATCTCAACTGATTGACTATTTGACTCCATGAGTTGATCTTTATAATGCTTAGATGGGAGGGGTGGGGTACTTGTTGAAGCACATGTTTGTCGCACCTAAAATTTTTTGGTTCTATAGTATAGAATCAATAATGGAGCCTTGAGAAAAACAATTTGTCTCCTCACATGTCTTGCTTGTGCCTTAGTAGAAACTGAGTTGTGTTAAAGAGACAGTGTAAAAAAGTTGCAATATGGATAGTATAAAGAGAAGGAGATTTTGCTCAAACAGGGGAAGGTGGGGCTACCCCTAGTCGATACTTCGAGTTTTGTAGGGGGAAGTGTGTCTTTTCTGTTCTACAAGACAAGAGGAAGTTACTTGTGGAATGAGAAAATCAAGGAATCAGCCATACCTTTTTAGATCAAGATATACATTTCCGTGAAGCTTATTTGAAGCGTGCTCATTTTGGACAGGACTATGATATGGGCTTGGTTTCAAGGTGGGTTAAGGACTGGCTGActatttttgttcataaaatgtactttatcttttattatataaatgcATTCAAGTATATGATTGTATATAGTCATATGTATTTGTCTATTTTTGATCACTCTGTAGTCTATACTACTTAACAGGGTGGATTGAGTTTTGTCACCAATCCATTATATGATTATATCTAAACTCAAGTTCTGTTCAGAATTGTGTTATCTGAGACCCATCCTAACTAATTTAGGATTGTTTTGAAGAATCATTTCAAATTCATATAGATATTACCATTTATTTTCTCCTATGCTGGAAAAGGGCAACCTATGGATGTGTGGACATTCCACTCTATTTTCAAAGTACTGAGACTTCTTTCTACTTTCTGCAGTCATTTTATTGtaacttttgtgggtaatgctTACTCTGTATTTTCTTCCCTCCCCTCTTTGAAATGCGAATGGTTGGGGTTAGGGACCACAGTAAATTTCTATGGAGAATATTCTTTGGTgggacccaaaaacaaaatggtCGTCTCTATTCTCTTCATGTCCCAGTTGTTGGATGAAGTGTTGTGGCCTTAGTGGGCCTTACATTTTCTCCATAATTGAAAGAGTTGCCCCACAAGTATTATTGAACTGTAATCCTACAGGAATCATCTATAATCTTAGGAGGAAATTgtgcataaaaaataatgaatatgtTCATTGAATTATCTTGCCTTGGAAACAAAAGTAATTCTTTGCTTCCGTTGGATACAGTGACATGGAAACTTTGTGAAAATCAAGGCCTCAAAGATGATACAGTCATCATATTATTATGTCTTAAATGCATTAGTTTGTTTATGacttttttggggggtgggaaATTTGCCTTATTTTGGATATTTGTTCACCAAAGTGATTACTTCAGTATGTACATTTATTATGCATTTTTTGTCTTAATAGATGACTACAACTGATTATGTCATTAATAGTAGAACAATAATTTTCAGATGGACCCCAATAATGTTAATCATTGCATGTGAGCTATcttgaatttggttttttatgGTCTGTTATTGTCTAATTACTGTGGTAGTTCTCTACAGCCTGTGTAAAGTTTGGGAATCCTGTTGTAAGTCTCTACCACCAGGAGATTGCAGGTTGCCTCTTCTTTTTAACCATCACTCTCATTTGGGGGAGCTTATTTTCAACTTATTCAGCTTATTTGGCtcatatacaaattttttaaagctTTACTTTTTCTCGTCACAACAATATTTTTCCTCAGTTTATTATTTAATTCCAATAAGCCAATGAAAAATAAGCTCTCCCGTATGACTTCAGGGCATTTTTTTGTTATGCTGGTACTTTGCTGACATTCTTGTACTGGATAGAGGCCCATTCTATAATTTTATCATGTGTATTGACTGCCATTATCAATTTTACGGTTATTATGAGAGTTGACTACTTAATTTCCTTTTAGTTACTCTTCTTGTGTTATGACAAATATGAGTGTATCTTAGAGAACTTTTGTTAGAATTTGAGACATCATACAGATATAGTACCTATCATATTCAGCTTGTTCCGTGCTAAGTTCATATTGCTGTTGTTCTGTTCTACAGTGTTTCAGTGGTTTTATGTTAGATGAGATTACATTGTTAATCCTCTTTTTCATCTATAAGCTTTCAAGTTCTCTGGGATTTATTTGTTAGGGTGAAACTTTCTTGAAGTGTGATGAGATAATCTTCTTCTGAAGTATGATGATATCTTGAACCAAACAAAGGGTGATGAGGTCATCTTTTTCTGTAAGAATATGGAGAACAAATGCTTTTATGATTCTTTAATCATCTGTTTTACttacaaaagaaacaaatgcTTTTATGAATGGTCCATTGTATTTTCCATGCGATGGTGTCCAATAGTGACTAGGGGACAAGTAAACATTGTTTGCAACTAACCAATTGAAAGGATTGCACTAACATAAAAGTTAAGAGCTTGAATTAGTTGCTGGTTTCTCTTGaagtatttctttctttctttttttcttctgcttccatttttgttttcagTCATCTTACCCGTCTCTTTGGTAGGATTTGTGTTTGAACTTTCAGATAGGGAAATGCTATATCTTGAGCAATTTATATTACTATCAGAGCACAAGGGTTCAAGTTTCACACATGAAATTActttaacacattttttttgctttaactATACAATTGCCCTTGAGACGATATGCAGACTAATTTAGTTTTAAGCTGTTGGTTACAAACCTGGTTCATTAAATTATTGTTGAATGGAAAAGTAGGATAAAATACTTATCAAGTAAGAAAACTGAAATTGGGGGCAGAGGCAGTGCTGTTATTTGTTGATATGcctttatctttatatttatatcttttttaatttatcttttcttgTTCACTGCTCTTCTCATTTTGTGCTTGCAGTTACTCAAGAAAGCAGTTGTTTGAGTTATGTTTGTGTGCACTAGCATGCACACTTGTCTCCTGCCTCCCCTTTTTCCCCTTGGGTAGGCGGGttgttatttgttaatattttgtGTGCGTGCACGTGtcggggagagagagagagagagagagagagatttagcATTTGATCAAGAGGGTAAGATAATCTTTTATGTTGGAACCAACTTCCCGCTAATGGGTAGTTTCTCAATCCTCATAGTTCCATGTAGGCACCAGGCTCTATGTCTTTTATAAACTTAGGGTATGCAAGTATTAGGGAGGTAATGAGGTGCCTTTGGCAGCTGCATGAATATgcacaaagaaaaataaagaaagagagctTGCATGGACCCTATCTGTATATAAAAAGCAACTAGAATAacaaacttttttgttttattggtcGTGTGCGCTCTTTCTTCTTGTGTTCTGCCTTTAAATAGCACAAGCCACTTACCCGCCAAGTTAAAATCCACTTAATATCTTGTCCTATTGTGCTCTCTCTTCTATTCTCTTGTTCTGCTTGCCTGGTATGTCCATATTGATCTTTGTCTACTCAATACCAACATGGTCGTCCTGAGCTATTCTTCATTCCCTGCTTTGAACAGCCTGCCAATTTTCTTGAGTGGAAAGttatagaagaaaaagaggGGGAAAGAAATGGCGTCTAATGGTAGAGTTTTCAGGGCAATGTTTGGAGCTCTTGTATTTGTCGGTGTCATCTGGTTTATAACAGTTGGAATCCTAGCAAACCGTGCAAGTAAAAGATCAACAATAACAGTTCAATCATCTCAAATCTTCAAGTATTGGAAGCTGATTGCAAGAGAGAAGCATGCTGTTCAGTGGGATTTCAATCTTAATTACGTGAGCAAGAGAAGAGTACCCAATGGACCTGATCCCATTCATAACAGGTACATGTTTTCTGTTGATCAAACATATATCATGTAATAATATATGTGGGACAAGATCCAAAGAAGAAATCTAATCTGAAATTGCATACTACATTCTATTTCATAATAGCTCCAAATCTCAGTgtggttttcacttttcaggCTTGACAGTGTCTTCCAAAACTTAAGTGTCCCTACTCCCTAGCTTTTCCCTACCCTTCTTGTAAATGTGATGAGAATGACCATTTCTCTTGAGAGAAATAGAGGggtgttaaaaaagaaaatttttatctatgttttcttcttttcttctcatttaacattttttcttctgttttggTACCACACAAGAACATCAAGAATCAAACTTCATCCAGTTCTTCTTTAGCCTTTGGTAAATTAAGTTATAGCTAAGgtggtaaaattttaaaagaaccATTATGCACTCATCTATGACATGCGTGGAAGTTGatgataggttttttttttttaatttatatattttttttaactctttaccAAAAGCTTCTTTGAACCAATCTTTCTCTTATTTTGATGAAACAACAAATAAAGACATCGGGGGAAGACGTGGACCACTTTATGGAAAGTTAATATAACTCTTAACGCTCCACTAAAAGAGTCCAGACCATTATTCACGTAAAAAGTTTGCTGTTCAATACGACGAGATTTGCTGCCCATATAATTAGGCTCTTAATGACAACTATCATATTATACTATAAATTTTCCTAATATTTTAGGTTAAAGCTTCTGAGTTGGAAGGTTCTcgattaataaattataattatagtGTTGCacgtatttgtttatttaaagaTAATTCAATTGTTCACAGAAGACTCTGCGCGAACTACAGTGCTCTTGGAGTCTTGATAGTGTTTCATTTTTGtgtattttactattatattataataatagtaatataatATAGAACTAGTTTTTTCTCTCGTGTTAACATTAACATCTTTTATAATGTTTATCCAGGAGAGCAGTGAAGACAGGACAGCCACCTGGACGAACCTAAAGCATCAGAGGGAATGTAAAAGCATTGGAAATTGTGTGGATGGGCAATGTACAAGAGATTTTCTAGATTTACGATCCTTTCAATTATTAGAAATCCCAGTTGAAATGTGATGGTGCCCCCCTGAACACTATCGCCAAGTACTGCTATAATTGGGGTCTGAGTGCTTAGATATTTTGTAGTTAGATTCTCTGCAATTCATGCAGGTACAATATCATTTTGTTCCAGCCTTAGTTTAGATTTGTGGTGATTAGTTTTTGAAAAGATATATATGGAGGAGGTTAGTAAATTAAGTTCTTTTGTTCACTCCAATGTTCCAAACATTCTCTTAAGAGCTAGCTCCAACATGGTCAGTTTCTCCCAGACAAAAATGCACGAGAAGCCTGAGAAAGATTGAGCTTTTGGAGGTATCCCCAATTAAGTGTTTGCTTGTCCTTACTTGAATGCTTTAGAGAGAGATTCATGGGAAGGAATTTACtttgcaaggaaaaaaaaaaaagaaaagaaaaagaaaaaagaaaaaagcaaagtAGATACAATAAGAGAAAGGAACACTATCCTAAAAAGGTTCTATCTCAATACGCGATGAGTGAAGCCTGTAACGTAGTTTATTAATCCTGCTTGTTGTTGCTTTGGTTTggcatttctttttctttgaagtggtttgtttgatttgtgcTCCCAACTAAAGCAATTCCCATATCAATTGTattctttttcttgcttttgttttgtttaattttgttttctttaaaaggGACGGTCCTTAGGCAATATATTGTCCTTGCCAGTTCCCTTCACCCCTCAAAAGAAACGGATAAGGATTCAAACATTGGGACAATTAATTCATAGAATATTTTATCCTTCCAAAGTGAAAATGGATGTATAAAGAAACAAAGATAACATATAATGAAATTGAATGGAAAACATACTTTGtatgtttctaaaaaagaattatatttataataaaatgattaaattgttCGCGCAACTTATATCaaccctctttctttttctattttttttcaaatttgagattaattGTGAACAAAATATATGATGATATGCACAAACACGTGTAATTGTACTTGGTATGttattttaaagagaaaaaaacaaaaaacaaaaaacaaaaaaaaacaaaaacatactTTGCATGTTACCGGGCCTGAATTTTGTTTTAGCTTTTGAACACCCCCATATTATTAGATATGCATTTAGAAGTAAGAAAAAGcatgaaaatgatgaaattcATCCCTTGGCccagttaattttttaatgatacGTTTTTTTCCACTATAATTAGTGGTGGTCAGTAGCACAACTAAATGAATCTCTCTCCAAGGtgaaaaaggaagaagcaaTTTCTGATAattgctttttcttttactttttctttgcttctttttgggtttgattttgattggaTCGAGAAGGAAAGACTTGGTCCAAAGTAATTTAGATTCAAAATTAAGTTCCTTTTTTGTTGCATGGGAGACAGATTCCGATCTTGGGCAGTTCTTTTGATTGAAAGACTGTTAGTTTTGTCATTATAATATAGACCCTGAGGACCTTTGTGCCGCATGGTTCATCGACCAAAACGATTGATAAAGATCTGGGTCACAGCATTGTTGGTGGTATCACCCCCATTAAATGTGATCAATTGGACTAACCAATTTTTTCCATGAACATTATATAAACACCTGAACCTGCTTGTAATTCTCAAGATTGTATTGAATGAATAATATTCTTGTTGTGAATTACTAAATTGCATTTTTGGTTTCTCAAATGTGGAGTGCTTCAACATTTTGTTAGTCGCGTAAAAAATATATGACCGGAATGGAACAAAACTCATATTTGAGAGACCAAAAAGGTATTACACCCTATATTACGTATTTGTGGGGATTGAAGTTGAACTGAATGGGCAGGTAACCTTGgtcaaatataaaaaagaaaaagaaattggtagccTATAGCCATCTGGTGCAATTGGTTGATATTGCTAATGGAGTTGTTATGAAATTAGCTGTTTATAAACAATATGGACTACACTTGagaaaaaagtttgtttatgCAATTTATTTAGTAAATGAGCTAAGTCATAGCCTAAGTTTAGGCTTAACTATTAAATAAGCTGAGTTCAAACACAATAATGTGTTCTTAAAACAATTTGTGAGTGTGAGGCTTGAAGTGTATATAATATTATCTATCTGTATGTATATGTGTATTGATATAAACTTGAGATTGGATTGTgtaagtatataaatatatttaattatttataatataacaaattattgttcgtaattgattgaaaataaaacaatgtattttgtatgaaaatttttatatagtttttaacattataataataataaatctaattttataagTTCATAAACGAACATTATCCATCTAGTTAACTCAATTATTGTTATTGGAAAAAATATACCCCTTTCAATGATTTTCCTAAAAATATAGAACTCCCTTGAAGTTTTGAGTGTAACACTTAACCtccatattatatattttcatatgtTGATCATTAAATGTGTAACACTTAACCCCCTTGAGGTTTATGGGTGTGACACAAAATCTCTTAGTGGTAGTGCTTTatatgaaaatgcaaatttaaaTATGGATATGTATTATCATACAAGCAAATCACTGTTTATTTTAATGGATTTTTAAccatttaacatataaataaaaatatattacattagggttacatttaaaatttcaagGGTTCCTTGTTTTATGATAAATCACAAGGGGTTTGTGTActtctttcattattattttaactatAATTTAGCTATCAATTATTAGTGTATAtatagagagaagaaagaatagAAAACCTAGTCAAATCGGCCAAAGTTACAGTAAAGAGATGTAGAGGAATATTCTCCATCTACACCAAGAAACCTTTAACATGTCTAGCATGACAAGTAAGGTTATGCGTTACAGAGTTATCTTGTCTATGAGTATGTGGAAAAATAACAGCATTGAAGGCCTCTGATTTAACATCCACAATAAGGTGgccaaaagaagcaaaagactcTTCGTCGCTTCGTGGAGCTTTGATTACTGCTTCTAAGTCCCCCTCTAAAATAATGGAAAGAAAACCAAGGtcttaggaaaattttaaagcTCGAAACACTGCAAGTGCCTCCAAGTTAGCAATCGACGGTGGGAGAAATTGTTTTAGACAATGAAGCTAAAACCCACCCTTTGCAATCTTAGAAAATTATCCCAATGCCTGCCTCCCCAGATTCTTTAAAAACAACTCCATCGAAATTAACTTTAAGGAAAGGGTTGAGGGaagtatatatttgtgaagggaaaacatattttaattataatgtttACTATGTATGGAAAAAGGAATAATGTATTAAGCAACTCGTGACTAAGCTTAagtttattttacaaaaaaaaaaaaaatgaaccatGCTTGAGCTCAACTTGTGTGgggaataaaattatataaataattctaAACTTTAAATATTAGGCTTGTATTGACTCGATTATAACCCTAATTACTAATAtagccaaataattttttgaaataggTGAAATAGCCAAATAGGTTAGGACTTGGGAGTTGGGATTCTTAGCTTTTTTCATTGAAATACTGGACAGCGTACACGGCATGGGCGTGCAGACAAgaactaaaaagagaaaaagtataaaatatttttggaaaataaagttggaaAGAAGAAATGACAGTATGACACAATGGAGAATTGGAGATAGTGTATATACCATGCTCATGCGGGGGAAAAGAAAACATTACAAAGATATAAGATATGTTAAAAGTTTGAAAAGAATAAAGGGAGGGAGctatccaaaaataaaacaatgatAGTGATCAAAGAGAATTTAGGAcattaaagagaaaaaggagagaGCAAAAAGACAGAGAGAGACTAGGAAATGTATTAACATTTATTGAATAtcttatatttagttttaattttaaaatgttaaatttttaataattaataacaatttGAGTAAAGTTCATGGTATGTTtttgtattagaacttcattcTCTCTCTATTGTGTATgtatttatttctcaaaaaaaaaatctttttttttaattgtttagtcATGATAAAACGTATCAAGTTAGTCATTACCTAGAAGGATTTGACACTTTAAATTTAGCTCTTCCTCTCACTTAGGGTAGTAATATGTTCTGAAGGTTTGGTTGCATGCTCGCTAAAGTAGTGTATGAGTTAGGTTCAAAATATCAGGAGACGGTTCACTGGGTTTCCAATATAAGAGTTaattaacaacaattttttgGGATTGTTTAGTCGTGATAAAACATATCAAGCTAGTCATTAAATCATtaacatttatatattttgtttaaactTGTGAAATATTTTAGTTAAGTTAATTGCAATCATAGAGACCCTAGCAAATAAGATTGAactgtcataattaatttatttttttcgaCTTATTAGCAACTAAATGTTTACTTAGTTATGATTTGTTATTTTCCTTTGGAAAAAagttagttacaaaattaattgtagtgTTAAGCTACaaacttacttaatatctttttattgaaggttaattttgacaaatttactattggattacaatcttcttcttatatcctttatacttacaaaatttcaagaaaattaaagatcatataaaattatgcacaaaatataagcttataaatcatatagtaaataatatcaaattgatacaaaatttaacacgtgtattaagagcataaagaacatgcaattcaacagttggattttcaaaatatgtcgtaatatttattttattaagtgggTTTGTAGTCTTAaactacaacaaattttataactaaattttggCATCTTCCTTTCAAGTTATCCCTAAATTAAAATCTAAGCTCTGCTACTTGGTTAATGAAAAAACTTATCAAATCTTTGAAAACTAAGGGGTGTTTGGTGgttgttttcaaacaacaattttcagtttttaaacaacatttcacgtatttctacacactttttcacccacacatattttcacaaatattttcaaacaacaatttttagtttttaaacacatataccaaccctaaacctttaaaatttggatgccagatgacttttttttttataaggtaaaatacaaaatttttttttaattcagaaaaagtaaaaacaaaagacTACACCACATCagaatgaaaattattgttaatttttgttgcgtttgtgggactcatttgacaaactcaaaaaaaaaaaaatgtgcctTTTTGTAAAGCCCAACAAGTTCAAGTAAGCTAGTGAAGTTAGGATTAGCTTACCTGCTGGAGCTAACACTAATATCTTATATTgcttttttcatgtttttatctttaaaataaaatgaagaaatctCAAATCTGTGGTTACAATCAAATCCAAGCCCAGGTTAGTCCAGTCCATTTTATAGCCCAAACTAAATAAACCTGCTAGAGCGCAAGCCCAATTGGTTACAATCAAATCCAAGCCCAGGTTAGTCACTCACGATTAGAACCAGTTTCTGTTTTCCAATTGGATTGTGTCTAGATCCAGTTTCTGCTTTCAATGTTATCCGCTAACTCTTCTTTTTTGGAGAGGAACATATATAGTTTATCCACTAACttcaaataatgataataataaatctgTAACACATTCATTCATATTGATTGGTTTTGGatttgtttgaactttgaataaatttatttatttttaaattgaatttgttaGAAGAATAGTAACAGAAAGTTGTAAATAGCtcaaataaggtttttttttttttaaatctactttctcccaaaaaaaaaaaaaaaacctatcatTAGTATCAATGTATCATTAGTCATCATTactggatttaaaaaaaaaaaaaaaaaaaaaggtacacgTGGGGAAATTCGAAACTACAGATATAGATGACGCGATAATCATTCTAATTCTAATTCCTTAAACTTCGCTCAAGGACTAGTCTAGTCTAGGACTAGGAGCCGAAACACGTAAAATCTCAACTGATCAACAAACAAACTCACTGATGTGTTGTTGTTCCACACGGTTTCGGGCCCCACAGATATTTAACCCGAAATCCCACGTGGCAGCAATCATAACCACTGGATCAAAAACCCGTTGAGAATAGCGCGTCTCTCACCGTGGACCCCGGCCGCAGATAaggttgaagaaaaatttcagccaatttttattgatttgacTATTCTATTCTGTTACTGTTACTGTTACTGTTACTGTTACTGTTACTGTTATTATAATATCCCATCCCCCATTGAATTCaaactcctctctctcttcctcaccTAAGTTTTTATTGtgacttttataattttttgaaaggtgacttttataattaaaagcACTGATTTATTTTTGGTTCATCCATCATCTTCGAATATCGAAATCGAAATCGAAATCgaaattaccaaaaaagaagttgaagctgtgtgtgagagagagggagagagcaatGGGGGCTTGTGCTTCGAAACCGGAAGGCTGCGTTAAAGGTCGAATCAAATTGCCGAAGAAGAGAAGGACCTGCCGGAAACGAAGAAGAGGTGTAAAACGCCACGTTTCGTTCAATGACAATCTTCAGTTTCAGAACAACATTGATCGATCTCACCGTAACCCTACCATCCAAATCCAAGGTCGTCATtctcattcattcattcatttctcaccttttttttattaataatattgatTTATTGAATTAATCAATATTTATCCTGACGAAAATCAGGAAGCTTAGATGTTGCTTGGTTCGATTCCTCTTCAATCGTCGATTCTGAACGTGACGACGAGTTTTATAGTGTTCGCGACggtatattatttaaaattttcgcttttttttttttctttttaattcttaattatTGGTTTTGAATTGAGGAGAATGGATTTGATTACGTGTAGATGCGCTTTCGCTGAATGGTTCTGAGTCGACGGTGAGCATGTCGTCGCGAAAGGATTTGAATCTGCCGAGGGAATCGAGGCCTCAATTGAATTTGGATGGTTCTAGTAATGAGGGTGGTGCGAATGCTTGCTTGCCTCGTCTTGCGTCTACGGGCACTGGCCTGGCGGGTTCGCGGCgaaaattgatttcaaaggtCTCCTTTAAATTGATGGAAGGTCAAGCTGATTTAGCAGTTGGTGAGTGTGTGTTTctgaattttgct
This genomic stretch from Castanea sativa cultivar Marrone di Chiusa Pesio chromosome 1, ASM4071231v1 harbors:
- the LOC142623477 gene encoding CLAVATA3/ESR (CLE)-related protein 25; translation: MASNGRVFRAMFGALVFVGVIWFITVGILANRASKRSTITVQSSQIFKYWKLIAREKHAVQWDFNLNYVSKRRVPNGPDPIHNRRAVKTGQPPGRT